taggaggattttaatggtggatatccaatcgctattgttttcctgtggtgtggtccatctgagatttatatccctctcatttttttgcttcggtactaaaatgatctgtaaaaatggatgaagggcatggatgaaacacatatcatagtgggccacatagcaccgaccaccagtcacCGTGCTAGTGGAAGGAgtagacggattggataaaatgatctcgccaaatggatgaacggtgtggatataataaatacatcattgtcgggccatataactttgttatcctttgaaccgttcgtacaactcggagctggagggGTGTCACCGCTCTTCTTCCCATGAAACGATAAAAGACATGTTATTGATCGATTCTTTTCATATATAGTAATAGTATGAAACGATAAAAGACATGTTATTGATCGATTCTTTTCATATATAGTAATATTTTGATGCTCCCATATGTTGTTGATCGATTCTTTTCATATGTAGTACGCGGTCTGGATGTTTTCTAGGGCTACACCGTTTACAACGGAAAAGATTCCTAGCAACGGCTTCTTTTGTTTGGAAACCCTAACTTCGAGCATTGAATGGAGAGTTGAGAAAGCTCGAAATGGATGGCTAGTATAGAGAGAAACCAACGCACATGGATCGCCAGCTCCCACGAAGAAACGGTTTTCAGTTTTGGAAAAACGTCACACACAACTCCTCTTTGCGTCGGaaatcgtgtgcatgcacactTGTTTCAACTTGTGACGAGTTAGGTTTTGGTTGGAATCGACGGCTCTGCAAGATAGACGAATTGGATTATCCAAATATAAACAGATGATGGGCCACGATCATCACAGCGGACGATCAACCAATTAAACCGTAACCAGCGGGAAAAcgaaaagaggaagaggaagtTTCCTCCTCGGGCACGGATTTGACCCGACCTTTGGTTAATTGAACTTCGAGTGCACAACCTGCTATGTATTCCCATTCTAATGTTTTTAGAGAGATCCTCTCCGTTTATCGGCTTTGTCTATTCCTAATAAGACCTCAGCttaaagatgaggcagatccatagctTAGGTGGGCGACACTAAGTACATTTGAGTTTTAAGTGTTAGTTCCCATCAATCTGATAGTCGGATCAATTGTAAATCTGATTATGAATGGTTCTTAGGATTTCTAGTATAATCAAAATGAAATTGCACTACTAATTTTGAAATTAGGTACTCAAGCTTTGTGTTTAAGTGATGGTTCATCATGTTGGCGTTGTGGATCCGATGAACGGTAGATATGATGATCTAGATTTCGAAATCTAATATGGATGTATGTTTTAATAAAATAGATTGATAACTTATACATATATACAGTAAATTGGTTTTCATGGTAACACCCTAGTACCGAatagtacagggtgttacacacctaaatcatggacacgattgatttttgggctcttCGACTAAAATGGGATGATCAGgtgattttacataaacattgcGATGAGGCTTACAAATTGTTGTTGAGGTCAAGCCCACAATGATCTTCATGCTAATGTAACCTATAATAATATGCAATAATGGGAATTGAAATCATGTCCCTAAATAGGTAAAGAAAAATGCACGAAACGATGGTAATGAGCAGCCGTTTACCACTATCAATCGGTTGATCGACTACCAAACACGATTAATAGTTTTAATCATCTATAAATAATTTACTAGACAATGGTTATTCTTTCGTTATACCTCTCTTAATATTCTCtttggtgaatctcttgaatatGATGCCTTTTTCGAGGGAATGCAGAATTAAGAGGGCTAGGAGTTCGTATCTATATCACACTTGATCTCTCTACTTTATTCTAGTTATTGTTCCGTTTGAATTTAAATTTAGAGAGAAGGGGTTGGTAAAAGAGTTATTATACCCATTTATAGGTGAGTCCCATGGGCTCATATAAAACATCTCTTACTTAAATTAATCATGTTGTAGAAGAAGCATAATATAAATTGTCTATTGAACACGTCTcctaataattaaaataaaaatttgtgaTAAAAAGAATTAGAGACATGGGATAACATGAAACATTGTTATCTTCTCATAGGTATTTGATGACTAAGTAGATATTTAATTGACACTCAACTTTTATTGTACTCATCAAAATTAGCATAACTACATCAAATGAAATTAACTCCAAACCTAAAGTACTCAACAAAAGATTTAAAAGTCTAAGCACGATTTACTGATATGATGATCATGAACTTGTTATCTTTATTGATATGGCAGGAGAAGATCTTATGATTAGAGATCTTATCACGAAGTGgtaagcattggatctgcctcatttttatatttatgccttaaaatttatggtgggcccgcccacataattgcccgttcgtggctagagacgggctgggtaggacgcaatccacgtcccataGGCCCGTGCCCTTTAGGGCCAGGAATCCATTTAGGCGAAAGATAGACTTTATATCAAGGATTGTGCCTCTCCTTGAGAGAATCAGATGAAAGCTTGCTAGTTGAAATATTTTcactttttgaaatttttttttcaatttaaatctcTGGAGTTTGCTCCCGAAGGATATGAATGGCTCTCAATCTCGTTATCACCGTCCATCTACAGGCTGCCAATTAAGAATAATGGACCACACAATCCAGTTGCACCCCTAACAGATGTGAGGCCATGATATGTTCACGGAATCCAACACATTCAGAAGATATGCCATCTCGGAAAACCTCCAAtacccaaaaatcaacctaacccaaaactcagatgggccacaacagtACAGGGAAAGTATTGAGAGGGGATGCTCACCAATAATTAATGTGGGGCTCTATCATATTGTGAATATATAATCAAGGCCATTCAGACCTTTCATCTAATCCAAATGAACGGCCAAGCCAAAATTCAGGCTGTTTTGTGAGTCAGGTGGGGGCCTCTGCGaaattcaagggtgggcattccctCCTAACTTATTGCCTTTGTGTGGCTCACATttattttagatcaagttgaatTTTGACAcatatgatggatggttggatggtgtgaatacatcacGTTGCCCCAACATCTACCCCCCCTATGAAATTAAGTCTTGGAAATAGATTCTTAATAAATTCTTTTAAAGAAAATGATATCTATGCTTTTTtgagaaaaatctagaaaaattgaATTCCACATTTCTCTGCATAAGTAGCAACAAACTCTATATCCCTAATAATTGAAGGAAATTTTACTACATAATTCCTCAGGAATTCTGATTTTACCAAAAAGTGCCTTAATGTTCGGCAAGCACAAGGATAGAAATGAACAAATCACAGTTGTCTACCTTTGTTTCTCTAAAATCGATTGGAAGCGCACAACCTATTGGAATAACGAGGTACGAGATCAGATAAATTAAAATCCATATGGTCTGTGATGTGACGTACAACCTATTTAGATACTGGTGATCATGATGATCACATAAATTAAAATCATACCATCTAACATCCGATGGGCTACATGTgaatttagggcttgtttgttttTACTACAGTAAATTAACGCAAGCTGCCTTTATGGCACTAACAACTTTAAAACAGAGGAGGAGAAAAACTATATACATGAAATttatggggcccacgttgatgtatgtgttttgtcaacGTTGCTGGctcattttatcagctcattttagagcatgagctaaaaagtaaggcaaatccaaagtgtTAAAAATTTCTTCGAGTTACTaaaattttggattaagttggtatttgtgtttttggttcatcaatgttattttgaccttataaacatatTAGATGACAAATACATATCATTGTGCCCTTCACAAATTTCAGCTTTTAACGGTTAATGTCATTATCCCCTCTGTTTCTTGTGGCGCAGTCTACTTAAGCTtataatttgcctcattttttggctcatgacttaaaataagctagtaaaatagatgaacaatataGATCAGACAGATACATCATAATGAGACCCACAAATTTTTCATAGACAATTCCATTCAATGCAATCTCGATTCTCAAGGCGTAAGTACCTTGCTACTTTCCCACTAATCTAAGGAAGTATGGAAAGTAATCATAGCGAATTTATGATggtgtagtttttaatggttgtagcCCACTAATGATTGGATCACCTTGATTTTTTTATCTGACGATTATAATAGGGTACACCAGTTGGATGTTCATTAAGTGCTTTCAATATGATGCTGAAACAGGGATTTCGATTGAATTGAATAGGTCGTCCATCAATTAAGAAAATCATGATTTAATCGGTTGCTCTCCAGAGACTTTTAGGCAtcttcgattcaatcaaacatggGGTATTGATCGATCAAAGATCATCGATTGGAGTTCACCAATCGATAGTTCAATTGACAATTCACATCAGTTTTGCGTAAGTGCAttattttgtttctaattttgtaaGTGAATTATATAAACCGCGTTAATACAAGATTAGGGTGAGAAAGAACTTGAATTCCAAGACCATAAAAGGGAGAAATAGGGTTTGAGAAGGAAAACTTGCTTGTGGAGATAAGTGTTTCGGATCTGTAAGTTGTTCTTCTCTTGTAACTTTCTTATTAGTGGATCTGTTGTTGCTTGGTGCCGTGAGTTTTTTTTTCTGCAAGGGTTTTGCTCGAATTTTTTTTGTTTATCTATTGTATGTTTGATTTATTCTAAGGTTGCTTTCGCGCCTAACGTGTGGCGGCTATGCAcaatatgtggtatcagagcaCAGGATTTATGTTGAGTTTTTTTATATTAAATCTGAGACATAAGATGGAAtggatcaaatatgaaatttgagATGGGAAAgtttataggtaaaaataattttgaattatggatgtTGAGGATGAAAGCCCTCCTAATTCAGCAAGCGATATTGTAGGCACTCCTTGAGAAAGAGAAACATCCTGAATCAATGAAAGAAGATGATTGGAATGAACGTGATCAGAAGACGATTACCACAATTCAATTCTGCTTGACCGATGAAATCCTTTATAATGTCATCAATAAGACGACTACCGCGGGCTTATGGGTGAAGTTGGAGAGCAACTATACGATGGAGTCGCTCTCCAATCACCTATACCTATAGAGACAGCTACACACTTTGAAGATACCAGAGGGGGTAGATATCTTTGATCATATTAACACATTCAACAAATTGATTTGTAAACTGACAAGTGTGGAGGTGAAGATCGATGAAGAAAACAAAGTTCTAATTTTGTTGACGTCTCTTTCAGATTCTTACAAGTATCTAAAGGATAATTTTTACATGATAAGGATACCTTGGACGTCGATACCATTATCTCAGTGCTTCAGTCGAAGCAGTTGAGAAAGAATAGCAGAGTCGAATGCATGTCTATGAGTGCACTGGTTATTAGGGGAAGCAGTCCGAACGAAAGAAAGGGAAGTCATGATTAAAGTCTAAGTTGATGGACAATggaaagttgaagtgttggaattgtagtAGAATATGACATATAACGAAGGATTACACAAATTCCAAACATCCAAAAAGATGAGAAATAAAATGATTCACTAGTCAATTCAACGGAATCCAGTGAGGGGACAAGTGGTTGTAATGTATTGTCTATGTCAAAAGTCAGATACTTGTGTAACAAGTGAATTTTGGATATACGATGGTGGCCTGGTTCTTATAAGTAATGATCACGCCTGTAAGATGATTGGAATTAGATCAGTTTGTATAAAAATATTTAATGAGATAgagtgtactttgattgatgtaAGGCATGTTTCGAACTTAAGAAAAACCTGATATTTCCGGACGATGGTAGCTCAATTTTATATGGTGCActattttgtttctaattctataagcaggttatataaatcAAGTTAATATAGGATTAGGTGAAAAAGAAACCGAATTCCAAGTGTGCAAAAAGGAGATGTAGGGTTTTAACAAGGGGAATTCGTTTGCAAAAACGAATGTGTCGAATATATAAGTTGTCCACCTCATGTAACTTTTTTTATTGATAGTGGATACATTGCTGCTTGGTGCCATAGTTTTTCTTATaagggttttctatgtaaaatttttgtattctttgtgattgcttgaatttttttcatttctctATTATATATTTGATTCATCCTAAGATTGCTTTTGCACCTACTATGGGGCAGGTTGTACACAACATACAAAGAACAAATGAATGCCACTGTTCTCAAAAGTGGATAAGGAAATATTGGTCATTTAAACCTCTTATTTTTTAAGAATAAATTTTCAAAACCACCGGCCAAATTTTGGTGAAAACGGAATTTTTTGGGGATTCCGcaacaaaaatcctaaaatcatgaattcAATTCCGAAGTATTCTCTCAATCCAAACGGCCCTCAAGCAACTTTGCAAAGACCTCAACTTCCGAATTTGCCTTGTTCTCTTTCTCTACATTTTCCCTTCCAAGATACaaagaattaaaagaaaaaaagaaagaaagaaaagaaggtggCATTGGGATGCAACCAAGATAATGGAGAATCAAATCCAGTAGTCTCAACCACTTCCATGGAAAAACGTGGCACACTTGTGCAGCATCCAAATCGCTCATCAGGGTTTCCCTGGAGGACTCCTGTTCATCGACTGTACTGCTGATGGACTACTCAGACCAACGGTTAGAATCATCCAATTTGTGTCATTATCAGTCTACAGCCCATCAATGATGGACACTGACAGATGAACGATCCAGATGCTAGTACAAGCGTGCCACATGTTCCTAGTGTTGCAATTGcttgtatttaaaaaaataaaaataaaaataaaaaaacatggggcaaaagaaaaggaataaagTGAAAAGAGAAAAGGGAGGAATTTGAACTTTGAAAGAGATTCTTGTGTATAGAAGCTTGCTAAAAGAAGTTGAAGTTGTTGAATCTGCCATAGCTCCCACAAGCATATGCATTGAAGAGTATCTCATTTTGAGCAGACCAAAACTCAGCTTTCAAGCCACCTCTCCTCAATGCTTTCAAAATCTTATTCCTGTGAACATACCCTGTTACCACCACCTTTTGACTGCCAACTTCCACTTCCACCTTCTCAATCCCTGTAAATGGTCCACCAATCACAACCTTCTATATCAGCCTTTTATCTAACTGGGTCATCTAATGTTTGAGTTTTAAACCCACCCAAAAATCATTCAGAATGGATGGATTCCCATAGGGGTTGTTTGGCCCACCAGAGGGTAGCTTGCAAGTTCCAAGGCAATGAATTCCTTCCTAACGGTCAtattttgtaatttcttttatgaatAGACCTTTTCAAGGAACTGAATTCCAAGTCCCCAAACAAAGTTTCTAGATTTTATAGAATTTCATTCCCGGTTGCCAAATAACCCCAATCAAATTAGCAACTTTCAAAATGGACAGCCTGGATCGATGCACACGCATGACACGTGCACAATATATAgtgaatgagtcaccaccattttagaaaTGGTGAAAGAGGCACATGTTGAAAAGGGTAACAACAACATGTGATTGTGCATTACTCAAGCCACCTAAAATAGTTGCAGGGAGGAGAGGGAAAACATACCTTTTATCTTGGATAAGCATTTCCTTAGTCTCCTTTCATGTATCCCTACCATCTCCACCTTCAGCTCCACAGTCTGCAATACAGATTTTCACATATATGTTTTATACAATGCTCTAAGCTTAGGTTTCAGAGTGTACAGGTGGGCCGTATCAtccaatgatccaagccgttgatatgatgggattaTGGGAACAACTATATATAGAGAGAGTAAATGCACCAAAAATAGTCTGGATAGGAAGATCCTAGCTATTCAGATCTTTCGCATCATTTTATTGAATGTGGGCCGTTGGATATAAGGCAGCCAGTTGATATCATGAGGATTCTTGTTTTGAATGTGTTTGGCAAGGATTTATAAACCAACCCAAAATAGCTAAGGCAATGATATGATGATCAAGTGGGGAGATTTCTTATGCATTGGCCATCCAAAGTGGGTCCACTAATGTGGATGGATTGgtgaccatgggtcccacctgtagcATACTATAGGAAATATGTGTATTCAAATAGAGAAAATCTAACTGAAGTCAGGGTCACAAAAGAAAATGCAACCTCCCTCAAGAGATTTGAAAACAACGGTTACAATGATGAGAAGGTGAGCTATAAgaaatgatggatggtccatatccattctcccatTAGCAATGCCATTTCATCCAAACCGAAAACCTATGTTAGAAATCATTGAACATACCTCCATGAAGAACCCAAGATTGAGAAATGATGTTTTGATGGTGGGAAGGCGTGAGAACCAAAATGTATGAATGCAATGAATGGTAGAATGTGATTGTTATATATATACAAAAGAGCGAAATTCCTATGattgttcaccaccattttaaaaatgatgGTGACTTATCCTCCTCGCATGTGGCACTTGTGTGtagctatccaaaccattcaaaatgCAAGGCACATTGTGGACCGAGCATATGCCTATATTGAGCttataaccatccaattgatgctATAAGATGAATGgtcaaaaattaaaataatgaGTAGTCCAAATTCCAAGGTCAAAATGAGATGATCTTTTCATCTTCACAGTGTGATCTGTGGCATATACTACATCCACAATTgggtaggtgatttggatggtgtggattgtcaTACATTCGTGCCATGTGtatggttgaagagtcaccaccatttttataAGTGGTGTTGAGCTGCACCAGAAGAAACTTAGAAAAGCGGGACCAAACAGGTAAGCGGGCCATGGGATGTGTGGTGATAGAACTAGGAATgagcttcttttcttttatacTTTTATCAAAGGAAATAGGGCCAGCTAAATTCCACACGCGCATGGGAACCGTATGCATCCATGCAGGCACACGTTTCATAATGTGATAGAtgtaagatctgagctttccatctggtGAGCTATACGGTTTACATTTCCTAGAACAAAAACCAGGCCATTTTACAGctcatatgggccacagaagATCGAAGCAGatgaatggctagaaaaaaaaaaaattagacctTGAAATTATATGTTGTGGGTCACCTGGAGGGTGAAATTGTCCGAGTTTTTCAGGTAGAAGATCTAAGCATTTCCAACCTTATGGTAATCTCAGATCTCACACGGGTGTTCTTGTTTGCACGTGTTCCCGCGTGTGGATTTGTACAGCTCTACACGCGTGTAAAATTAGCAAACCTCTCCCACAAGAAAACAAGGGAACGGTTGGATCGAGGTGGGGCTCAGCTCTAGGCTCTAGACTGGTCTGAGAAAAGCAAAGCAAGGTGAATATGATGACCCCGAGTATATGCTTGATAGCGTTGACGGGTCCAAGTTAGCTTTTCGGATATTGGATTGTCGAAGTTTACTACTTCCACACGCGTGTCACAGCCGTACAAACCAACACGCTGGCGTGTGTGCCGTAAAGTAACACGTGTTTGAGATCTCAGCTTTCCATTAAGTGAGCTACATCGTTGAGATCTTGTAATATAAAATTCGAACGATTTCactcctcatgtgggccacagtaTCTCAGAACAAACAAATCACTAGAAAATATTCTAACCgttaaattaatttttatattaTGGCCTACCTGAAGAGTGAAATTATCTGATTTCTAGTACAGAAAACCTAAACAGTATCTCCAACGTTACTAAAAGCTCAGATCTTATACCAGTTTTTCATATTTGTGCGTGTGACCGTGTGCGAATGTGTACGGTTCTACACGCTTGTTGAATTAGCAAACTTCGAGATTGAGGTTGGAATCAGGAAGGACGGGTACGATTTGCCTAGAGAgctttgctagaatacatccctaCGTACTTTATATGATAAGTTGCAACTTTAGCCATTGGATTGGGTCCATTTCAATGACCCAAACAACTAATATGACGTCGATCGCCATGGATGGATCATCCAAAGAAGACACTCGGATTGAGATATTCCTATATTTTTCTTATTCAAAAGTTTAAATAACCGTTCATATTCAAATGAAAACAATAGACTGATCATAGGGTAaaaatattgaaattttttttgacaTATCCACATAcaatgtgtgtcccaccatataaacggtttagatcattgaaatatgATCCAGATCATTTTTCTAAAATCCCGACATACCACGTTGCAATGCATCGGGAAGTATTCTACGACTCCTCTTTGTTCAGGAGAAGGCCTCCAATGGCTGTGAAGTCCACTCTCTCGCATGAGATAGACAGGGGCCTTTGCGGCGTTCGTGCCAAGATGGCCCACATGCGTCAGATCCAGTATACTCATTAGATTTCTCACAATGTGAGAATGTTCTAGATAAATAACCAGGTGGGTTAGCTAATTACAAGAGCAataattgtatgatggaatgtgCAGTGACAATGACAAATGTCCATTTATAGCCACATGAATCTTTATTTAAGAGATTCCTACGCTGCTCCTTGcttgatggacggatcggatctcaTATGCTAGTGTCATTTTGGCACGTGTGATGTGAAGCCTGTTCACCTCCTTAGAGCGAGTGCTCCTGGCATACCTGAATTTCCTTACCATGTGCGCCTCCTGAAGAGAGCTGCTGGCCTGATTGGATTTGTACCCATGTGCCACGTTGGCATGTCTGAGGCGCGAGTCTGCTGGAAATGCACTGCGAGCGTGACAAGAACACGTGTGAGAGATTTGGGACATTCATCAAGTGAACCCCACTATGACCATGCCCTAAATTTGAAATCAATCGGTTCCGCTGGCCAGGAAGGCCACTGCATTTGATAAGTACGGATCGTCGGTCAATTctttttaaaccgtccatttagtTGGCACacgtatggcccatctgatgagcagAGCAATCTGTGTTTTGGGCCAAGGAATCTACACGCTACAACCCACATGACAAGCGGATCGGATCTTCTCACGTGTAACATATTGCAGCATGTGAGAGACGAATGCTAGAAACGTGTGCTCGCTCTAATACAAAAGAAAGGAAAGGCAAAAGAGAGGAGACTGACAAAGTAATGTACCTCTTAAGCAAGTTTGGAATTTTGGGGTGGCGTGTTAttatttctaccgttgaaaaaaccGGCCTGTTATTTGGGAGTGGactaggtgttacccttaccatgtggggcccattttgatgaatacgttgtatatccacgccgtccatacgtttttacagCCTATTTTAGGGAGTTATGAAAAAATTACGCAAATCCAAATCTGCAACGGACCATACCATTGAAAAAAGTGGAGAATGACCGTTAAAAAcgttttgtaggccacaaaagtttcagatcaagattATCTTTGTATGTTCCATTCACCCACTTATTATTGACCTTATAAATGGgtctgatggcaaataaacattatggatcttcttacaatgggccttgggattttttaatggtgggcgttcaatcactagtgtttaatgtagtgtggtccatctaagatatGGATATTCTCAATGTTTTAATCGACtttctaaaatgggctggaaaaatggatggacggtgtggtatacaacaaattcatcaatgGAGGCcccccgggtaacacctaatccgctcctttcTTACTCGCGGAAGCTGCTTGCGTCCTCCCCGCCTGGACGATAATCCGTCCACGCAGGGGCTATGTTGGGGCTACCGTGAAGCGTGGGATTTAtcaacgccgttcatccatttcccaGATCATTTAAGACTGTGGTCccaaaatatgaggtagatccaaagctcaagtatacCAAAGGAAGCAGAGGTGctgatgacacccaccgttgaaatcttcctaggtagagctgggcatcgaaccgagtcggatcagattgggtccaacttgattcGATCTAAAATCTACATGGGTTTACCCGAAtttgatccgatccgagaccgattCCGGGatatctgactcgaaccgatccgatgcacggttggcctttcccgaaccgagtccgactcgattagggaaaccgagtcggatcgggttgggtacaatTCAAATCGAAttttttaactgtggaaatcattatccttaCTATTATTttaaatgtggtccatttgagctttagatatgattcatttatttttttttccaaatgttctaaaatgatcacgaaaaatggacaaactgtatggatataataaatacatcattgtggggcctatgtaattttgatctcatttgagccattcgtacaacttggagctcgagagGCGTAtccgctcgtctttgcacgacacgtatctacaccagctagcAGCTGCTACCTATGTCCCGTTGGATTAGATAATGACAGGTTGAGAGtgggctactaaagtgacgtcactacTTCTACACCATACACCAGCGAGTATGGTGTTGCTGTAACGCCCCAAACTTTTCGATGCTCGAGCGTCGAAAAGTCCTCGAGCGTTACTAAGAAGAGTAGTACGATCTATGCATGTGTACAATACAAATCTCACCATTCTTACCTTACACCTACACCCCGACATGAATCTAACCATCGGAAGTGACGCCCA
This region of Magnolia sinica isolate HGM2019 chromosome 1, MsV1, whole genome shotgun sequence genomic DNA includes:
- the LOC131220650 gene encoding heavy metal-associated isoprenylated plant protein 30-like; this encodes METVELKVEMVGIHERRLRKCLSKIKGIEKVEVEVGSQKVVVTGYVHRNKILKALRRGGLKAEFWSAQNEILFNAYACGSYGRFNNFNFF